The Chrysemys picta bellii isolate R12L10 chromosome 3, ASM1138683v2, whole genome shotgun sequence DNA window GTCGTTCAGAATATGTCCGAGGCTATATGAGAAGATTTTTGTTGGGTTAATCAGGTGTGCCGAATACAAACTCCTTTCCGTCTAACTAGTGTTTGACTTGTGAAAAAGAGTATATTTTTCTTAGTACAGTTTCTAGTGAGTGTTATCCACATTACAGCCATCACCATCACACGTAGCACCAACTGACTCCCTTGCTGACAGTCTCATGAAGATGGAGAACTGCATGGAACTTGTCCCTAGAAGTGGGCTTTTCAGGGTAGCCATCAGGCATGAGAGAAGTGTAGAAGAAATTGTTCGTAATGCTTATTTTGTGGTTATCTGGTTGTCATCCTATCTCAGTAGAAGAACTTCAGACACCATTGCTGCCAGACCAACACCTTTCCCTATAGTAACACGAAAATAAGCAGCTTTGCACTGATGAGGCCTTTTACTTTAACTGTTTCATGTTTGTAAGTTCTTGTGTTTCTTCTGTCACTTTACTGATGAGGACCTAAAATCTGTAGATAAAATCTTAATTCTTCCTATCAAAAAGAAATTCTAAACACTCAAGGACCCTCCAGCTGTCTCTGTCATTAGTTCttggtggggaaggaaagggtcTCTTTCATTTCATTGTCACACGTCATTGAAATGTGGGTCCGCAACGTATTGTGTTGTAGGAGCGGCAGTGATCTATATGCTCTGTATAACtatgctctgtataacctgtatACTCAAAATACTGTTGAGTATTTTGTTATATGTTATACttccctttccccgccccccctttttttttgtctcctcttcctctctgaatacctgtgaagtggctttccccctccccctccctcctggaatgtttgtgggatgaatgggctggttgaacacctggaagatcagaagagcttccAGGTAGataaggtgtctgggactctgattaggcagcgatcacacacccagtgcatggacactgcccgaggttgagtgtgaccaaccagatgcggccaagtcatctctagtctcAGGCCATGAgaagcaggtccttaaaaggggaaggggccatgtgctcaagGAGGCACTCACAAggttgtacctcccgtgaaggcccttcgcccgggaccgcctggccagtggttcactgCGTTGCATTTCAttatgcctcgggaagacttctCTCAGTCGCACCGtccaccgttgcactgtggggcACTTATCTtcaaggatcctgacatctccagtgccgtgcctgtcctgggagcgtgagtatgcgagtgtgagtgtAACCACTCCCCCTTcctttgagcttagctatcagtataataaacgtgctgctttctgccaaactctggtgggtcattagtcctccctaagcttactagctggcccaatttcgggtaacaatTGGGCTTTGCTCTGGTCACTGGCACTCACTCTTGTCCCCTCAGATGAGGATGAGACAGAGTACTGGGAAGGTTAAATTGCACCTGGTTTTGTCTCCATTAGTTTTCTCTGTATTGACAAGAGGCACACGGAAATTCAGTGGAGAATGTGGGCTGGTGCTAGATAACAGCACCAGAAACATGATTGTATTCCAGGGGATGGAAGCAGAGTCCACGCTGGGAGTGTCATCCTGACTACAGGCACGTTTCTGAGGGGGATGGTCTTCATCGGATTAAAGATGCATCCCGCTGGGCGATTAGGGGATCAGCCCTCCATTGGGCTGGCTCAGACCTTGGAGAAACTGGGATTTGCTGTGGGAAGGCTGAAGACTGGGACCCCACCTCGACTGGCCAAagactctattgacttcagcgtTCTGCAGAGACACACGGCTGACAACCCTCCTGTGCCATTCAGCTTCCTCAGTGAGGCTGTGTGGATCAAGGTGGGATTGAATGCTGACAATACACATGCAGTTGGGGTGAGCTGGGAGAGTGCTCTCAGTGATCCCTATATTGCTGTGATCAGTACCATCAAggcagtgtgtgggtggggtctGCTGGCTGAGGAAGTGGTCTTGTCAGTGTTTGACCCATGCAATCAGAGGGTATCGAGTTACCTCACCTTGATGGCTCAGAATTCAGCTTCTCTGAATTAGCTAGGAAGGCTAAGGCCACGAACCACCACCCCATATCTATCACCTTCCTTGGGATATCTGTGCTGTAATTGGGTGGATAGTGTATTGATTAGAGCAGAGAACATGGTTTCAAGGCTCCCAAGGTTTTACTactctctgccactgactcactcttCAGCTTGTTATTTAACATCACTGAACATCTGTGCAGTGGGGATGACAACACTACCCCCCTTTCAGTGCTATTATGAATGTTAGATAATGTTTGTAGAACCTTTTGAGATCTTTAGATAAAAAGTGCtaaataagtgcaaagtattattgttGGATTAAATCCAAGTGATTCTTGACCTCTGTCAGCCAGAAGATCAGCTCTCGTGCTACCAAACTCTCACCAATGCCAAAGTGGAGCAAATCATCCACGATAACCTTCACCTGAACAACCATGTACGGGAGACAACAAGAGGGCCCCGGTGAGTATGGGCATCCTGGAGAGATCTGTGTGTAGTGATCTGACTGCGCATCTGAAGCCCTCTGGGtctcccttttatagcttctaGGAGGGCTGTTGTCAGAGATTGCTTCTCTCCAGGTCAGCACTCTTGTTCTGATGGATATTCCCTGTTGCAGATACTGTCCCTCGCTTGAATCCAAAGTTCTGCGCTTTCCAAACCGCATTCATCAGCTGTGGCTGGAGCCTGAGGGTCTGGATTCCAACATCATCTACCCCCAAGGGATGTCAATGACTCTGCCGCCGGAGCTCCAGGAGCAGGTGATTGCGTGCATCCCAGGCTTGGAGAAAGCCAAGATGGTGCAGCCAGGTGAGTGAGGACCAGATCACTCCAACCAGTGTGAGCTGGCCCTTTCCAGACCAGCTTTCCAttgaagggggtggaggggagtctACATTCCATCTACATTGCAAAGGCATCTGGAAATATGACCCCTATTGTACCCGGAGGCTGAGGGTGTGAAAAAACCTACATGCCGTTGCActtgtgggtgggggggtgttgtaTCATGCTGAGCTGTCAGTGGGAATTCTGACACCTTTATTCtgtggaatgaggcaggggtgtTTGAATTTCTTCCCCTGATGGATGACTGATTTTTGTCTGTCTGGTTTGCTTGTAATAGGCTATGGGGTTCAGTATGACTTTCTGGACCCCCGTCAGCTCAGTGCTTCCCTTGAGTCCCGTCTTGTTCAGCGACTCTTCTTTGCAGGACAGATAAATGGCACCACGGGCTATGAAGAAGCTGCAGCCCAGGTGAGTAGATCTGGGAGTGCATGTTCCACACTCAGAAGGGGAATGGATATAACCTGAAAGGCCTTCTCTGAACTAGCAAGCCTGGTAGATGTAATTCACCTCCAGTGCAGCCCCCAATAGCAGTAACAGTGTAGTGCAGACAGAGAACAGCTTTGCCACTGTGTCATCCAACACTACTCACAGCTTGCCTGCATCCTGCCTGCAACCTTGATTACCACTGCTGGAGTCGCATCAGTGATGCATTACAGCTACAAAGTctgttaatttaaataaataatattaaataaataaataaataaataaaaatattagttAGTGTAGACACCGCCAAATGGGCAGTGTGGAGACTGCACTCCTGATGGGCATGACTGGAAGCACATGTGAAAAGTCTCCAATGGTTACATTGACTGACGATGTCTTAGAACTCTAACCCCAATCAGCAACTGCAGCACTGGACTATGAGTGGAGAAGCActgacattaaaaaaacaaaacaatctagGTGGTACTGAACAGCACTGCAAACCATATATTACTGTGTCAGACAGTGGCTGCCTTGTCGCTCTTCTTCCTCCTGCACATGATCCCAGTGCTGTTCCCAGCTGGGCACTGCCTGAGTTGTGGATATGATCTGGGATTATGTGCACATGGCCGTCAGAGCATTCAGTAGTAAAGGCCCTGCTATTCTCAGGAACAGCTTTCCTACaacttagtttttaaaaataccaagGAATCCTAATGTCCCCTGGTGCCAGGTGTGATTATTGGTAGCAAGGACTAACTAATCTGGAAGATCTGCAGAAAAAGAATTCTTCtcaggggacagacagacagacatacagACAGGTAGGATAGCATCGCTCACCAGCTAGCCCCTCTGAATTGATTAAGTAACAATGATGACTAGTTTCAAGCAGTCTGGCCTAGCATTCAGGTTGAAAGATAGTCACTATGACACACTGCTTTCAGTTGGGGGAGAAGAAGGAGGGGATCCTCAGAGCTCTGGAAGGGATGTGGAGAGCCTCTTTTTTCCCAGTGTGGGAATAAAACCACTAGGGCTGTTAAAGCATCACAGACCGTCACACACCTCATGTGACACGGAGTGTGCTACACAGATCTAGTGGCTTATATTTGGCCACATGTGTGGATCAGGGAAGCACCATTGTGCTGGCTTCGCAGCAGCTCCTGTGACCATTTTGCTCTCTGGCAGGGAGTGATCGCTGGGATCAACGCTGGCCTGCGTGTCAGTGGCAAGCCCCCTTTTATCATTAGCCGCACAGAGGGCTACATCGGAGTCTTGATTGATGACCTCACCACCCTGGGCACCAACGAACCATACCGCATGTTCACCAGCCGAGTGGAATTCCGCATGTCTCTACGGCCCGACAACGCAGACAGCAGGCTCACCCTCCGAGGTAGGCAGTTGCTTCTCCTGGTGATGTTCACAGCCCTGTCTGTGCACCTTCTCTcgctcacacacactct harbors:
- the MTO1 gene encoding protein MTO1 homolog, mitochondrial isoform X2: MFLLRRRRALPSAPMPWRRRAGSDSTAPRWDVLVIGGGHAGTEAAAAAARSGVRTLLVTHKADTIGQMSCNPSFGGIGKGHLMREVDALDGLCARICDQSGVHYKVLNRRKGPAVWGLRAQIDRKLYKENMQKEILNTPLLTVHEASVEDLLLMEPEPDRPGKCQVSGVILGDGSRVHAGSVILTTGTFLRGMVFIGLKMHPAGRLGDQPSIGLAQTLEKLGFAVGRLKTGTPPRLAKDSIDFSVLQRHTADNPPVPFSFLSEAVWIKPEDQLSCYQTLTNAKVEQIIHDNLHLNNHVRETTRGPRYCPSLESKVLRFPNRIHQLWLEPEGLDSNIIYPQGMSMTLPPELQEQVIACIPGLEKAKMVQPGYGVQYDFLDPRQLSASLESRLVQRLFFAGQINGTTGYEEAAAQGVIAGINAGLRVSGKPPFIISRTEGYIGVLIDDLTTLGTNEPYRMFTSRVEFRMSLRPDNADSRLTLRGFEEAGCVSQQRYAQTSQMKVTLEEAIAVLKSLQFAATKWARLIPEASISTSRSSLARSIPENSLARYFPVSRFLRCHYLATFSLFAYPNVPSSQQRPALPYSSGGGSKRG